In a single window of the Rhineura floridana isolate rRhiFlo1 chromosome 3, rRhiFlo1.hap2, whole genome shotgun sequence genome:
- the LOC133378751 gene encoding keratinocyte-associated protein 3-like yields MCLMNKQAVFLAVERPEQGMKWAMLVKVSTTTRMALFPYEDAEASCRAQQLARSGISLVVLGHLTLVLGAIIHGALLHHVARPVHTITSEYTVANVVAVASGLLSIAAGVLTTLVSRSFSHRCLPWILVVIALANVLISEACCVGLALAISLIVVNGGRHLFTSCNSSALPADARTVITNEFPFDTTHIYDTALVLWLPSLLIAAVEAGLSAWCCTASLSLCGI; encoded by the exons atgtgtttgatgAACAAGCAAGCAGTCTTCTTGGCAGTAGAGAGGCCAGAGCAAGGTATGAAGTGGGCCATGTTAGTGAAAGTGTCGACCACAACCAGGATGGCACTATTCCCCTACGAGGATG CAGAGGCGAGCTGCAGAGCCCAGCAGCTAGCTCGCAGCGGCATCTCGCTGGTGGTCCTGGGCCACTTGACCTtggtgctgggggccatcatccatGGTGCCCTCCTGCACCACGTGGCCCGGCCCGTGCACACCATCACCTCGGAGTACACCGTGGCTAACGTTGTTGCGGTGGCTTCTGGGCTCTTGAGCATTGCTGCCGGCGTCCTAACGACCCTGGTGTCCCGGAGCTTCTCCCACCGTTGCCTGCCTTGGATCCTGGTTGTGATCGCCCTGGCAAATGTCCTGATCTCAGAAGCCTGCTGTGTGGGGCTGGCACTTGCCATCTCCCTCATTGTTGTCAATGGTGGCCGTCATCTCTTTACTAGTTGCAACAGTTCTGCCCTTCCAGCTGATGCCCGTACTGTGATAACAAACGAGTTCCCTTTTGACACTACCCACATCTATGACACAGCActggtcctctggcttccttccttgttgatagcagcagtggaagctggtttgtctgcctggtgttgcacagcttccctctctctctgtggaatt